A portion of the Suricata suricatta isolate VVHF042 chromosome 11, meerkat_22Aug2017_6uvM2_HiC, whole genome shotgun sequence genome contains these proteins:
- the LRRC4C gene encoding leucine-rich repeat-containing protein 4C, which produces MLNKMTLHPQQIMIGPRFNRALFDPLLVVLLALQLLVVAGLVRAQTCPSVCSCSNQFSKVICVRKNLREVPDGISTNTRLLNLHENQIQIIKVNSFKHLRHLEILQLSRNHIRTIEIGAFNGLANLNTLELFDNRLTTIPNGAFVYLSKLKELWLRNNPIESIPSYAFNRIPSLRRLDLGELKRLSYISEGAFEGLSNLRYLNLAMCNLREIPNLTPLIKLDELDLSGNHLSAIRPGSFQGLMHLQKLWMIQSQIQVIERNAFDNLQSLVEINLAHNNLTLLPHDLFTPLHHLERIHLHHNPWNCNCDILWLSWWIKDMAPSNTACCARCNTPPNLKGRYIGELDQNYFTCYAPVIVEPPADLNVTEGMAAELKCRASTSLTSVSWITPNGTVMTHGAYKVRIAVLSDGTLNFTNVTVQDTGMYTCMVSNSVGNTTASATLNVTAATTTPFSYFSTVTVETMEPSQDEARTTDNNVGPTPVIDWETTNVTTSLTPQSTRSTEKTFTIPVTDINSGIPGIDEVMKTTKIIIGCFVAITLMAAVMLVIFYKMRKQHHRQNHHAPTRTVEIINVDDEITGDTPMESHLPMPAIEHEHLNHYNSYKSPFNHTTTVNTINSIHSSVHEPLLIRMNSKDNVQETQI; this is translated from the coding sequence ATGTTGAACAAGATGACCTTACATCCACAGCAGATAATGATAGGTCCTAGGTTTAACAGGGCCCTATTCGACCCCCTGCTTGTGGTGCTGCTGGCTCTTCAACTTCTTGTGGTGGCTGGTCTGGTGCGGGCTCAAACCTGCCCTTCCGTCTGCTCCTGCAGCAACCAGTTCAGCAAGGTGATTTGCGTCCGGAAAAACCTACGTGAGGTTCCAGATGGCATCTCCACCAACACTCGACTGCTGAACCTCCATGAGAACCAAATCCAGATCATTAAAGTGAATAGCTTCAAGCACTTGAGGCATCTGGAAATCCTACAATTGAGTAGGAATCATATTAGAACAATTGAAATCGGGGCCTTCAATGGTCTGGCAAACCTCAATACTCTGGAACTCTTTGACAATCGTCTTACCACCATCCCAAATGGAGCTTTTGTATATTTGTCTAAACTGAAGGAGCTCTGGTTGAGAAACAACCCCATTGAAAGCATTCCTTCTTATGCTTTTAACAGAATCCCTTCGTTGCGCCGACTAGACTTAGGGGAATTGAAAAGGCTTTCATACATCTCAGAAGGTGCCTTTGAAGGTCTGTCCAACTTGAGGTATTTGAACCTTGCCATGTGCAACCTCCGTGAAATCCCTAACCTTACACCTCTCATAAAACTAGATGAGCTGGATCTTTCTGGGAATCACTTGTCAGCCATCAGGCCTGGCTCTTTCCAGGGACTGATGCACCTTCAAAAACTGTGGATGATACAGTCCCAGATTCAAGTGATTGAACGGAATGCCTTTGATAACCTTCAGTCACTAGTGGAGATAAACCTGGCACACAACAATCTAACATTACTGCCTCATGACCTCTTCACACCGTTGCATCATCTAGAGCGGATACACTTACATCACAACCCTTGGAACTGTAACTGTGACATACTTTGGCTCAGCTGGTGGATAAAAGACATGGCCCCCTCCAACACAGCTTGTTGTGCTCGATGTAATACCCCTCCCAATCTGAAGGGGAGGTACATTGGGGAGCTTGACCAGAATTATTTCACATGCTATGCTCCTGTGATTGTGGAGCCCCCAGCAGACCTCAATGTCACTGAGGGCATGGCAGCTGAACTGAAATGTCGGGCCTCCACATCCCTGACCTCTGTATCTTGGATTACTCCAAATGGAACGGTCATGACACATGGGGCATACAAAGTGAGGATAGCTGTGCTCAGTGATGGCACATTAAATTTCACGAATGTAACCGTGCAAGATACAGGCATGTACACATGTATGGTGAGTAATTCTGTTGGAAATACCACTGCTTCAGCCACCCTGAATGTTACTGCAGCAACCACTACTCCCTTCTCTTACTTTTCAACCGTCACAGTAGAGACTATGGAACCTTCTCAGGATGAGGCACGGACCACAGATAACAACGTGGGCCCCACTCCAGTGATCGACTGGGAGACCACCAATGTGACCACTTCTCTCACGCCACAGAGCACAAGGTCAACAGAAAAAACATTCACCATCCCGGTGACCGATATAAACAGTGGGATCCCAGGAATTGATGAAGTCATGAAGACCACGAAAATCATAATTGGCTGTTTTGTGGCCATCACTCTCATGGCTGCAGTGATGCTGGTCATTTTCTACAAGATGAGGAAGCAGCACCATCGGCAAAACCATCACGCCCCTACAAGGACTGTTGAAATCATTAATGTCGATGATGAGATTACAGGAGACACACCCATGGAAAGCCACCTGCCCATGCCTGCTATCGAGCATGAGCACCTAAATCACTATAACTCTTACAAATCTCCCTTCAACCACACAACAACAGTTAACACAATAAATTCAATACACAGTTCAGTGCATGAACCGTTATTGATCCGAATGAACTCTAAAGACAATGTACAAGAGACTCAAATCTAA